A region of the Chloroflexota bacterium genome:
CGAGGATCTGATTGGCGTCACGCCAGAGCAATATCTGGCGATCAGGGCGCAGATGCCCGGGCCGCTGGCAGGTATGGCTGATCCAGAGGATATCGTCGAGTATAGCTTTTTCGGGATATGCGAAGCGTGGCCGGTGCCGGAGGCTGATCCGAGCGTCAAGTTGCCGGTGGCCAGCCATGTTCCTGTACTGATCCTGGAAGGGGCGCTGGACCCGGTCACGCCCTTGGAATACGCGCAGGAGGTGGCTGAACACCTGAAAAACAACTACGTCTACGAGTTTCCGGGAATCGGACACAATGTGATTGTTGCCAGCCGCTGCGCACGCCAGCTTTCTCTCGATTTTATGAACGATCCGTCGGCGGAGCCGGACGCGAGTTGTATCGACGAAATGCCGGGGGTTGTGTTTGACCTTCCGAGGGACGGGTCGGAGCCGCTGAACCTGACACCATTTAAGGAAGATGGCTTTCAGGGTGTCGCACCCGGTGATTGGGAAAAGGTGGGGCCTGGTGCTTATCTCCGGCGGGACTCATCGTTGGATCCGACCGCACTTGTGTATGACCAGCTGGACATGACCCTGGTGGATTTCGAGCAGTTGATCCGCGCCCGACTTCAGCTGGATAGCCCGATCGAGCAGGTAGCCAAACTGGAAGCCAACGGCGTCAATTGGTCGCTCTACGTGGAAGAAGTGAGCGGCGTTGGGATCGACATTGCCGCCATGGAGAACGACGACGGCAAAACCCGATTCGTGCTGTTGCAGTCTCGGCCGGAGGAGAGGGAAACCTTGTACGAGACCCTGTTCGTGCCAGCCATCGAAGCTTTCATGCCCCAGGCTTCAGTTCCTGAACAGAGCCTGCCATCTCCGGCTAAACCTGATTTGACTGTTGAGGAACAGAAGGGCACCACTTACGCGGATCCAAGTGGTCTGTTCAGTGTGCCCGTGCCGACCAACTGGACGATTGAGCAGAGGGAAACCCATACCGTTCTGGCAAGCCCCGATGGCGAGCTGGAGGTATATGTATTGAGCGTCCCTGCCCAGGACTTGGAGCAAGGCATTGCTGATGGCTGGGCCCTGATCGATCCTGGTTTTGACCTTGCTGTGGATGAGTTGATCGAGGAGCCTGTCGCCAATGGCGCAGAACGAGCGATTACGTTGATTTACGATACAGAGGATGACGAGCTGATCGTAGCCGGCGGCGGCTGGCTGCATGAGGGTGTGGCCTATCTTGAGATGTTCACTGCCAGCCTGGAGGGGTTACAGAAACGAGCCTCCCAGTTGGCGACCATCAGCACCGGGTACGACATAACTGCCCTGGAACCGACCGATCTGAGCGAAGTTGAGCTCCATGCCCTGGATGATAGCCTGATCGAGACGTTGGAAACCGACATTGAACGATACATGGAGCGACTGGATACACCCGGTGCTGCGGTCGCCATAGTCGAGAACGGCGAGGTGATTTACGCCAACGGCTTTGGCGTTCGCGATATGGTCACGGAAGAGCCCATGACGGCCGCGACGCAGATGATGATTGGGTCGACGACGAAATCGATGACGACGATGCTGATGGCCCAACTGGTGGATGAAGGTGTTTTCGATTGGGCCACACCTGTAACGGAGATTCTTCCGACTTTCCGTGTAGCCGATCCCGGGATCACTGATGAGATTACCATGCGCAACATGGTATGTGCCTGTTCAGGCGTGCCACGGCGTGATCTGGAGTGGATATTCAACGCCGATCATCTCACAGCCGAAGATATTGTCGAATCGCTGGCAGACTTCGAGTTTTTCACCGAATTCGGCGAAGCATTTCAATACAGCAATCAGATGGTTGCCGCGGCCGGCTATCTGGCTGCACTGGCTTCGGGCACGCCGTATGGTGATCTTCAGGATGGTTACATCGAGCTGATGGAGGCACGCGTTTTCGATGCAATCGATATGCCCGACACGACCTTTTCGTTTGACGAGGTGGCAGCAGGGAGGGATTACGCAACGCCTTACGGAAAAACTATCCTGGGAAAACTCATAGAATTGCCCCTGGATGCCGAGGAAATCCTGATACCAGTCGCCCCGGCCGGCGCAGCCTGGTCGAATGTCCTGGATATGGCACGTTACGCAGCCACCGAACTGAGCCAGGGGGTAACTCCCGATGGCAGCGCCGTGGTTTCGGCTGAAAACCTGGCGGTCACCTGGACGCCGCAAGTGGACATAACGTCCGATCTGAGCTACGGGCTGGGTTGGTTGATCGAGGACTGGAAGGGTATTCCGGTGATCAGCCATGCGGGCAACACCTTTGGCTACAGCTCGGAACTGGCCTTCCTTCCAGAGCATGGGATAGGAATCAGCATTCTGACCAATGAGCAGAACTCGCTGTTGAATTCGGCGATCCGCTACCGCCTGTTGGAGCTCTTGTTCGGCCAGGAGGGCGACGACGAACATCTGGACTTCTACATCGATATGATCAACAAGGGGCGAAGCGATCTGATGCATAGCCTGTTACCTGAGATTGATACGGGCAGGATTGAACCTTACCTGGGTGTCTACTGGAACAACGAACTGGGCGAGGCTGAGTTGCGC
Encoded here:
- a CDS encoding alpha/beta fold hydrolase, translating into MKRFWPLLLILPMVVLVSCTSPIILTEMKPEAESTLETVAYEPFFEQAPCLFSLPPDELEGETVICGYVTVPEQRSRPEDSTVQLAVAIFKSSSDNPEPDPLVLLHGGPGEKTIRSAANVLILLGEFRENRDVVVFDQRGVGESRPALECPEFIEGLYDNLDELDPETGLRTIYDSFLACRDRMVAEGVNLAAYNTTENAADVEDIRKALGYEEINLYGGSYGSLLAQAVLRDHPDHIRSVVIGAALPTERSFFVHVPTTAVNATLRLLEQCETDDACNAAYPDLKQVLFDTVEQLNAEPVKVALTDPSDGSVHDAWLTGDGVFGNLVTFLYVTDIIPALPQAIYDVAGGDYELMNRLSSKKMLLFDMLSRGVMFSTMCAEDLIGVTPEQYLAIRAQMPGPLAGMADPEDIVEYSFFGICEAWPVPEADPSVKLPVASHVPVLILEGALDPVTPLEYAQEVAEHLKNNYVYEFPGIGHNVIVASRCARQLSLDFMNDPSAEPDASCIDEMPGVVFDLPRDGSEPLNLTPFKEDGFQGVAPGDWEKVGPGAYLRRDSSLDPTALVYDQLDMTLVDFEQLIRARLQLDSPIEQVAKLEANGVNWSLYVEEVSGVGIDIAAMENDDGKTRFVLLQSRPEERETLYETLFVPAIEAFMPQASVPEQSLPSPAKPDLTVEEQKGTTYADPSGLFSVPVPTNWTIEQRETHTVLASPDGELEVYVLSVPAQDLEQGIADGWALIDPGFDLAVDELIEEPVANGAERAITLIYDTEDDELIVAGGGWLHEGVAYLEMFTASLEGLQKRASQLATISTGYDITALEPTDLSEVELHALDDSLIETLETDIERYMERLDTPGAAVAIVENGEVIYANGFGVRDMVTEEPMTAATQMMIGSTTKSMTTMLMAQLVDEGVFDWATPVTEILPTFRVADPGITDEITMRNMVCACSGVPRRDLEWIFNADHLTAEDIVESLADFEFFTEFGEAFQYSNQMVAAAGYLAALASGTPYGDLQDGYIELMEARVFDAIDMPDTTFSFDEVAAGRDYATPYGKTILGKLIELPLDAEEILIPVAPAGAAWSNVLDMARYAATELSQGVTPDGSAVVSAENLAVTWTPQVDITSDLSYGLGWLIEDWKGIPVISHAGNTFGYSSELAFLPEHGIGISILTNEQNSLLNSAIRYRLLELLFGQEGDDEHLDFYIDMINKGRSDLMHSLLPEIDTGRIEPYLGVYWNNELGEAELRWQDDDLIMDVGEVQMTVRARRDEDGEVSYLTTTPPAAGMPLELKMDNDGNPFLQYGLGVVEYIFERH